One genomic region from Phragmites australis chromosome 1, lpPhrAust1.1, whole genome shotgun sequence encodes:
- the LOC133921086 gene encoding protein BIIDXI-like gives MEQDSASRRFALLALCSALFLLAAPARPASAAALEDGLLSNGDFETAPAGGFVKSASVAEGASSIPGWTINGTVELISAGQHQGGMILIVPQGDHAVRLGNDASVGQVVQVEKGSEYAITFSAARTCAQLESLNVSVLGGVSQTVDLQTLYNIEGWDAYALAFQATDEQAHLQFMNPGMEDDPTCGPILDNVAVKKLFTPERPKDNVVLNGDFEEGPWMFPNTSFGVLLPTNLDEQTSALPGWMIESNRAVRYVDSDEYKVPQGKRAIELLSGKEGIISQMVETTPQKVYNLTFTLGSAGDSCQPPMAIMAFAGDQAQNFHYSPMGNATSQTANVTFTARAERTRVAFYSVYYNTRSDDHSSLCGPVIDDVRVWGLNGAAGLKASLGLLLAVVGIVGSVLF, from the exons ATGGAGCAAGATTCGGCGAGTAGGAGGTTCGCATTGCTGGCGCTGTGCTCGGCTCTGTTTCTTCTGGCGGCGCCCGCCCGCCCGGCCTCGGCTGCTGCGTTGGAGGATG GCCTACTCAGCAATGGTGACTTTGAGACCGCACCAGCTGGTGGTTTTGTCAAATCTGCGTCTGTTGCTGAGGGTGCATCATCAATCCCTGGTTGGACGATCAATGGCACGGTTGAGCTCATTTCAGCAGGCCAGCACCAGGGTGGCATGATCCTTATTGTTCCACAGG GCGATCATGCTGTACGGCTAGGGAATGATGCTAGCGTTGGGCAGGTGGTGCAGGTTGAAAAGGGCTCAGAGTATGCTATCACATTCAGCGCTGCCCGGACATGTGCACAGCTGGAGTCACTGAATGTGTCTGTGCTAGGCGGTGTATCACAGACGGTGGACTTGCAGACATTGTACAACATAGAAGGCTGGGATGCATACGCGTTGGCTTTTCAGGCAACAGACGAGCAGGCACATCTTCAATTCATGAACCCTGGCATGGAGGATGATCCAACTTGTGGGCCTATCCTTGACAACGTCGCGGTCAAGAAGCTCTTCACTCCAGAGAGACCGAAGG ATAATGTGGTGCTCAATGGAGACTTTGAGGAAGGTCCGTGGATGTTTCCAAACACGAGCTTTGGAGTGCTTCTCCCGACCAACCTCGACGAGCAGACATCTGCTTTACCTGGCTGGATGATCGAGTCGAACCGCGCAGTCCGCTACGTGGACTCTGATGAGTACAAGGTTCCCCAGGGGAAGCGCGCCATTGAGCTTCTGTCGGGCAAGGAAGGCATCATCTCCCAGATGGTGGAGACGACCCCTCAGAAGGTGTACAACCTGACGTTCACGCTGGGCTCGGCGGGAGATTCATGCCAGCCGCCGATGGCCATCATGGCGTTCGCCGGTGACCAGGCCCAGAACTTCCACTACTCGCCGATGGGCAACGCCACCAGCCAGACCGCGAACGTGACGTTCACGGCGCGCGCTGAGAGGACGCGCGTGGCGTTCTACAGCGTGTACTACAACACGAGGAGCGACGACCACAGCTCGCTCTGTGGCCCGGTGATCGACGACGTCCGCGTCTGGGGCTTGAACGGAGCTGCTGGGTTGAAGGCAAGTCTTGGGCTGCTTCTTGCCGTTGTTGGTATCGTTGGCTCGGTGCTGTTCTGA